A single genomic interval of Cucumis sativus cultivar 9930 chromosome 7, Cucumber_9930_V3, whole genome shotgun sequence harbors:
- the LOC101203834 gene encoding probable carboxylesterase 18 — protein MDFPSPPPPPPPPPSSPSLPWKTRLLVSLSSVCGDLATRPNGTVNRRLFRLFDFKSPPNPVKPIHGVLSFDVIVDSSRNLSVRVFTPSSDVASLPILIFFHGGGFALLSNSSFSYVAVCRRFARRLPAIVLSVDYRLSPEHRFPSQYDDGFDVLRFLDHESNTIGLLPPNADLSKCFLAGDSAGANLAHHVAVRFCRQRSQFERARVVGLVSIQPFFGGEERTEAEIQLDPGYIVSIARTDWLWRAFLPEGADRDHGAANVSGENAEEISELEEFPATLVFVGGFDPLKDWQRRYYDWLKKNGKIVELIEYPNMIHAFYLFPEISESSVLMNEVREFVSKCMEK, from the coding sequence ATGGATTTCCCTTCCCCTCCGccccctcctcctcctcctccctcCTCCCCTTCTCTTCCCTGGAAAACCCGCCTCCTTGTCTCCCTCTCCTCCGTCTGCGGCGACCTCGCCACTCGCCCCAACGGCACCGTCAACCGCCGTCTCTTCCGTCTATTCGATTTCAAATCCCCTCCCAATCCTGTCAAACCCATTCATGGCGTCCTCTCCTTCGACGTCATTGTCGATTCCTCCCGCAATCTCTCTGTTCGTGTCTTCACCCCTTCCTCCGACGTCGCTTCTCTCCCCATCCTCATCTTCTTCCACGGCGGCGGTTTTGCTTTACTCAGCAACTCCTCTTTTTCTTACGTCGCTGTTTGTCGCCGTTTCGCTCGCCGTCTCCCAGCCATTGTCCTCTCCGTCGATTACCGTCTCTCTCCCGAACACCGTTTCCCTTCTCAATACGACGATGGATTCGACGTTCTCCGTTTCCTCGACCATGAAAGCAACACCATCGGTCTCCTCCCTCCCAATGCCGATCTGTCCAAATGTTTCCTTGCCGGAGACAGCGCCGGTGCGAATCTCGCGCATCACGTTGCGGTTCGATTCTGTAGGCAGAGATCGCAGTTTGAGAGAGCGAGAGTCGTGGGATTAGTGTCGATTCAACCGTTTTTCGGAGGTGAGGAAAGGACGGAAGCGGAGATTCAATTGGATCCGGGGTATATTGTTTCGATTGCGAGGACGGATTGGTTATGGAGGGCGTTTTTGCCAGAAGGAGCGGATCGAGACCATGGAGCGGCGAATGTGAGTGGGGAAAATGCGGAGGAGATTTCGGAGTTGGAGGAATTTCCGGCTACGTTAGTGTTCGTGGGAGGATTTGATCCGTTGAAGGATTGGCAGAGAAGGTATTATGAttggttgaagaaaaatggtaagaTAGTGGAGTTGATTGAATATCCTAACATGATTCAtgctttttatttgtttcctGAAATTAGTGAGAGTTCTGTGTTGATGAATGAAGTTAGAGAATTTGTTTCTAAATGTATGGAGAAATGA
- the LOC101219594 gene encoding uncharacterized protein LOC101219594: MDESEAYPKDHFNGRSRAEEIQRTSSSSSSTTSVHVTALDGLVNVNSLFTIAVFVGLSLTTPGQHSLENSSVCDAGIDVARKLLVFEVVSFSFFLFSSLVAQGLKLAINLLNSKDVDEAFRAHINLKVLRLGMLASAIGSVMGCLFLMLSMVDVIQIRLGMLSCGSKSAVHAVSALLVLVSSALLVYISTAIYAFLH, translated from the exons ATGGACGA ATCCGAAGCATACCCAAAAGACCATTTCAATGGCCGGAGCAGAGCAGAAGAAATCCAGCGCAcatcctcttcctcttcgTCGACCACCAGCGTCCACGTTACAGCGTTGGACGGTCTCGTCAATGTCAATTCCCTTTTCACAATCGCTGTTTTTGTAGGACTTTCGCTGACCACACCAGGGCAGCATAGTCTTGAGAATTCCTCTGTTTGTGATGCCGGCATTGACGTTGCTCGGAAGCTTCTGGTGTTTGAGGTTGTTTCGTTTAGCTTTTTTCTGTTCTCGTCTCTTGTAGCGCAGGGTTTGAAGCTTGCGATTAATCTTTTGAATAGTAAAGATGTGGATGAGGCGTTTAGGGCTCATATCAACTTGAAGGTTTTGAGATTGGGGATGTTGGCTTCTGCTATTGGATCTGTTATGGGATGCTTGTTTCTGATGCTGTCAATGGTGGATGTTATTCAAATTCGGCTTGGGATGTTGTCTTGTGGAAGTAAGTCTGCTGTTCATGCTGTGTCTGctcttcttgttcttgtttcCTCTGCCCTTTTGGTCTATATTTCTACTGCTATATATGCCTTTCTGCATTGA
- the LOC101204079 gene encoding exopolygalacturonase-like, giving the protein MTISRILSLFQILLLVFAWQCYDKVAAIITDDIANLNNEIISTINQQLIPSPTATPGPLGMETLPDLDDTVNDSNNTNNDLNENGESVFDVTKHGAKADGKTDDAQAFETTWIAACRNTVGPVKILIPKGTYLVGPMTLAGPCKSFPITIENQGIVKATTDLSEYSSPEWFSIEDITGFILTGSGVFDGQGTAVWAYNDCKSNKDCQLLPISIKFSGLNHTIVDGITSLNSKGFHMSLFNCYNFTITNVNIIAPDESPNTDGIHLSTSELVNIMNSIIGTGDDCVSIGHSTVKITVTNVTCGPGHGLSVGSLGKYSREKDVYDVLVKNCTIFNATNGARIKTFASPISGLASGIIFEDIIMYNVKYPIIIDQTYSTDENKESKWKVSDVHFKNIRGTSATNVGVLLECSKLLPCEGVVLKDINLTYGGTDSKNTTIVSSCLNAKITTFGVQNPPPCVV; this is encoded by the exons ATGACCATATCAAGAATTCTTAGCCTCTTTCAAATCCTTCTCTTAGTATTTGCTTGGCAATGTTATGATAAGGTTGCTGCCATTATTACCGACGACATTGCAAACCTCAATAACGAGATCATATCCACGATAAATCAACAACTAATTCCTAGTCCAACCGCAACACCAGGGCCTCTTGGCATGGAAACTCTTCCTGACCTTGATGACACGGTAAATGACAGTAACAATACTAACAatgatttgaatgaaaatggtGAGTCAGTTTTTGATGTTACAAAACATGGAGCTAAAGCTGATGGAAAAACCGATGATGCACAG GCATTCGAGACAACATGGATTGCAGCCTGCCGAAATACAGTGGGTCCGGTGAAGATTTTGATCCCAAAAGGAACATATTTGGTGGGTCCGATGACTTTGGCCGGTCCGTGTAAAAGCTTCCCGATCACCATTGAAAATCAAGGGATTGTAAAGGCTACAACCGATTTATCTGAATATTCATCTCCAGAATGGTTCTCGATTGAAGACATTACCGGTTTTATCCTCACTGGCTCCGGCGTCTTCGACGGCCAAGGCACCGCCGTTTGGGCCTATAATGATTGCAAGAGTAATAAGGATTGCCAGCTTCTTCCAAtc TCGATTAAATTTTCGGGATTAAACCACACGATTGTTGATGGAATCACTTCACTAAACAGCAAGGGCTTTCACATGTCCCTATTCAACTGCTACAATTTTACTATTACCAACGTCAACATTATAGCTCCCGATGAGAGTCCCAACACGGATGGAATTCACCTTAGTACCTCAGAATTGGTCAATATTATGAATAGTATCATTGGCACTGGTGATGATTGTGTCTCCATAGGCCACAGTACTGTGAAAATCACTGTCACCAATGTCACTTGTGGCCCTGGACATGGCCTCAG CGTGGGCAGCTTAGGCAAATACTCAAGAGAGAAGGATGTTTATGATGTTCTAGTAAAGAACTGCACAATTTTCAATGCCACCAATGGTGCCAGAATCAAGACATTTGCTAGTCCCATCTCAGGGTTAGCATCAGGAATAATCTTTGAAGACATTATAATGTACAACGTCAAATATCCTATAATCATTGATCAAACCTACAGCACAGATGAGAACAAG GAATCGAAGTGGAAGGTCAGCGACGTACACTTCAAGAACATTCGAGGAACATCGGCAACAAACGTGGGGGTATTGTTGGAGTGTAGCAAGTTGCTTCCATGCGAGGGGGTGGTGCTTAAGGACATTAACTTGACTTATGGAGGCACCGACTCGAAGAATACAACCATTGTTTCTTCATGTTTGAATGCAAAGATTACTACTTTTGGGGTTCAAAACCCACCACCTTGTGttgtataa
- the LOC101219836 gene encoding protein FAR1-RELATED SEQUENCE 5 isoform X2, producing the protein MNLDDGSGPAHNSIEVNTHAADGNLVLEPYVGMEFDSEDAARRFYAEYARQMGFVVRIMQRRRSGIDGRTLARRLGCNKQGFSPNHRGIYGLDKKSRPSAREGCKATILVKMEKSGKWVVTRFVKDHNHPLVVCSNGFNSSPRLRHSRLLVIREYLYLSSLCVPFRGQR; encoded by the exons A TGAATTTAGACGATGGATCAGGGCCAGCACACAACTCTATTGAGGTTAACACACATGCAGCCGATGGAAATTTAGTATTGGAGCCATATGTGGGTATGGAGTTTGATTCTGAAGATGCTGCCAGAAGATTTTATGCCGAATATGCCAGACAAATGGGGTTTGTTGTACGAATCATGCAGCGACGTCGTTCAGGAATTGATGGAAGAACTCTAGCCCGGAGGCTTGGATGTAATAAACAAGGTTTCTCTCCCAATCATAGAGGAATTTACGGATTGGATAAAAAATCACGGCCTAGTGCACGAGAGGGCTGCAAGGCAACAATTTTAGTAAAAATGGAGAAATCTGGAAAATGGGTTGTTACACGATTTGTGAAGGATCACAATCATCCCTTAGTTGTTTGTTCCAATGGTTTCAACAGTTCG CCTAGGTTACGACATTCACGTTTGCTCGTGATTCGTGAATAtctttatctttcttctttatgtGTACCATTTCGTGGCCAAAGATAA